From one Streptomyces sp. NBC_01478 genomic stretch:
- a CDS encoding GTP-binding protein gives MTPTEPVARGATAQTVVRPPLPVKMVVAGGFGVGKTTTVGAISEIEPLTTEAAITEVAAGVDDLSLTPRKTTTTVAMDFGCITIDPTLKLYLFGTPGQDRFGFMWDDIVEGAVGGLVIVDTRRLDDCYAAVDYFEHKQIPFAVALNAFDGRIEHDLDEVRWALDVNERVPVIAFDARERGSVRDALLVVLELALARTEN, from the coding sequence GTGACACCGACTGAACCGGTCGCCCGCGGTGCGACTGCGCAGACCGTCGTACGGCCGCCGCTGCCGGTCAAGATGGTCGTCGCGGGCGGCTTCGGCGTGGGCAAGACCACCACCGTGGGCGCGATCTCCGAGATCGAGCCGCTGACCACCGAGGCCGCCATCACCGAGGTCGCGGCGGGCGTGGACGACCTGTCGCTCACCCCGCGCAAGACCACGACCACGGTCGCGATGGACTTCGGCTGCATCACCATCGACCCGACCCTGAAGCTGTATCTGTTCGGTACGCCCGGGCAGGACCGGTTCGGCTTCATGTGGGACGACATCGTGGAGGGCGCGGTCGGCGGTCTCGTCATCGTCGACACCCGGCGGCTCGACGACTGCTACGCGGCCGTCGACTACTTCGAGCACAAGCAGATCCCGTTCGCGGTCGCCCTCAACGCCTTCGACGGCAGGATCGAGCACGACCTCGACGAGGTCCGCTGGGCGCTGGACGTCAACGAGCGTGTCCCGGTCATCGCGTTCGACGCGCGCGAGCGCGGTTCGGTGCGGGACGCGCTGCTGGTCGTACTGGAGTTGGCGCTGGCGCGCACGGAGAACTGA
- a CDS encoding ABC transporter permease — MNDFFHIPSDLQNTYFGLIGLHLREALIPVLAGLVVSLPLAQLCARFRWLYPPVLWVTTVLYAIPSLAFFVVLIDYTGLSETTVMIPLAVYSLVVLVPAIVDGVRSVPQETLDAAAAMGFGPIRRYVQVQLPIAVPAIIAGLRVATVSSISLVSVGMLIGNQGALGNLLNDANIYHQPIYAVNSVVTTAVLAVLADAVLVVVRILLTPWMPSGTRRDSRKATAVQPDAAVPALEEAAR, encoded by the coding sequence ATGAACGACTTCTTCCACATACCCAGCGACCTCCAGAACACCTACTTCGGCCTGATCGGCCTGCACCTGAGGGAGGCGCTGATCCCGGTCCTGGCGGGTCTGGTCGTCTCGCTGCCCCTCGCCCAACTCTGCGCGCGCTTCCGCTGGTTGTACCCGCCGGTGCTGTGGGTGACGACCGTGCTGTACGCCATCCCGTCGCTCGCCTTCTTCGTGGTCCTCATCGACTACACCGGCCTGAGCGAGACCACGGTGATGATCCCGCTCGCCGTGTACAGCCTCGTCGTCCTCGTCCCGGCGATCGTCGACGGGGTCCGCTCGGTGCCGCAGGAAACCCTGGACGCGGCGGCCGCCATGGGCTTCGGGCCCATACGCCGGTACGTCCAGGTGCAGTTGCCGATCGCGGTGCCCGCGATCATCGCCGGACTTCGGGTGGCGACCGTCTCCAGCATCAGCCTGGTCAGCGTCGGCATGCTCATCGGCAACCAGGGCGCACTCGGCAACCTGCTCAACGACGCGAACATCTACCACCAGCCCATCTACGCCGTGAACTCGGTGGTCACGACGGCGGTCCTGGCGGTCCTGGCCGACGCCGTCCTGGTCGTCGTCCGCATCCTGCTCACCCCCTGGATGCCGAGCGGTACCCGCCGCGACAGCCGGAAGGCGACGGCGGTCCAGCCCGACGCGGCCGTGCCCGCCCTGGAAGAGGCCGCGCGATGA
- a CDS encoding FxsB family cyclophane-forming radical SAM/SPASM peptide maturase, whose product MAALRRAGQRPFPFRQFVLKVHGRCNLDCTYCVIYQGQDASWRGRPARVGPEVMRQTAQRIAEHAAVHRLPEVRIDLHGGEPLLSGPELALDYTAAVRAALPPRTALRATVQTNGTLVTERTLDRLADANIRVGLSLDGGTAALNRRRVDHAGRSSWPAAARAAQLLADRPELYAGILCAIDLGSDPKDVYSSLAQLRPPRLDLLLPHANWSSPPPGLAVRSPHDARAQRAVPTPYGDWLATAFDLWWDGPPDGTQPRVRLFTEIVALLLGVPSATESVGLSPTCAVVVHTDGSVEQIDSLNLAYDRATATGFDVFGHTFDEALDHPGIVARQLGVAGLADECRACPVGRVCGGGNYAHRYVAQSGFMHPSVYCADLERLVRHVSRRLSAEMP is encoded by the coding sequence GTGGCGGCCCTCCGGCGCGCCGGCCAACGCCCCTTCCCTTTCCGGCAGTTCGTCCTCAAAGTGCACGGCCGCTGCAATCTCGACTGCACGTACTGCGTCATCTACCAAGGCCAGGACGCCAGTTGGCGCGGCCGCCCGGCCCGGGTGGGCCCGGAGGTGATGCGGCAGACCGCCCAGCGGATCGCCGAACACGCCGCCGTCCATCGGCTGCCCGAGGTGCGCATCGATCTGCACGGTGGAGAACCCCTGCTGTCCGGGCCCGAGTTGGCGCTCGACTACACGGCCGCCGTACGCGCCGCGCTGCCGCCCCGCACCGCCCTGCGGGCCACCGTGCAGACGAACGGCACCCTCGTCACCGAGCGCACCCTGGACCGGCTCGCCGACGCGAACATCCGGGTCGGCCTGAGCCTGGACGGCGGCACCGCCGCACTGAACCGGCGCCGGGTGGACCACGCGGGTCGGTCCTCCTGGCCGGCGGCGGCACGGGCGGCACAACTGCTCGCGGACCGCCCGGAGTTATATGCCGGGATCCTGTGCGCCATCGACCTCGGCAGTGATCCCAAGGACGTGTACTCCTCGCTCGCCCAACTGCGCCCACCGCGCCTGGACCTGTTGCTGCCGCACGCCAACTGGTCCAGCCCGCCCCCGGGCCTGGCGGTCCGCTCGCCCCACGACGCACGCGCCCAGCGGGCCGTACCCACGCCGTACGGCGACTGGCTGGCCACCGCCTTCGACCTGTGGTGGGACGGCCCGCCGGACGGAACGCAGCCCCGGGTGCGCCTGTTCACCGAGATCGTCGCCCTGCTGCTCGGCGTCCCCAGCGCCACCGAGTCCGTCGGACTCTCACCGACCTGCGCGGTGGTCGTGCACACCGACGGCTCCGTCGAACAGATCGACTCGCTCAACCTCGCCTACGACCGGGCCACCGCCACCGGGTTCGACGTCTTCGGGCACACCTTCGACGAGGCGCTCGACCATCCCGGGATCGTGGCCCGTCAACTCGGTGTGGCGGGACTCGCGGACGAGTGCCGGGCCTGTCCGGTCGGGCGGGTGTGCGGCGGCGGCAACTACGCGCACCGATATGTCGCGCAATCCGGCTTTATGCACCCATCGGTCTACTGCGCCGATCTGGAGCGATTGGTGCGACACGTATCCCGACGACTGAGCGCAGAAATGCCCTAA
- a CDS encoding roadblock/LC7 domain-containing protein, translating into MSTSTGETPTGGTTPADLQAAAADFNWLLNRFATETAGVVDAIAVSSDGLLIAVAELREHAHSERLGAIVSGITSLAAGASGNYGLGGLNKVIIDLEGGHVLVSAIGSGAVLGVVTDKEAKLGNIAYEMTLFANRAGSALNPQLVLQLKNSVGAASAR; encoded by the coding sequence GTGAGTACGTCGACAGGTGAAACTCCCACGGGAGGCACCACGCCGGCCGATCTGCAGGCAGCCGCGGCCGATTTCAACTGGCTGCTCAACCGTTTCGCGACGGAGACCGCGGGTGTCGTCGACGCCATCGCGGTGTCCTCCGACGGCCTGCTGATCGCCGTGGCCGAACTGCGTGAGCACGCCCACTCGGAGCGGCTCGGGGCCATCGTCTCCGGCATCACCAGCCTCGCCGCCGGAGCCTCCGGCAACTACGGTCTCGGTGGCCTGAACAAGGTCATCATCGACCTGGAGGGCGGCCACGTCCTCGTCTCCGCGATCGGCAGCGGTGCCGTCCTCGGCGTCGTCACCGACAAGGAGGCCAAGCTCGGCAACATCGCCTACGAGATGACGCTGTTCGCCAACCGTGCCGGTTCCGCGCTCAACCCCCAACTGGTGCTCCAGTTGAAGAACAGCGTCGGCGCCGCTTCGGCTCGGTGA
- a CDS encoding ABC transporter permease yields MNVLSYINAFFSDSSHWHGYDGIPTRLLEHIRYSLQALAIAAAIGLPIGLVTGHYGRGGNAIALAATGSRSLPTFGLLVLMVTWLGFGLGPVMIPLVVLAIPPILVTTYEAVRSVDPSPVDAARGMGMHESRILFQVELPGALPLILSGIRSAAIQIVSTATIAAYVGLGGLGRYIIDGLYQKNYEKVVGGATLVAGMALVTLAVFWGIARLAVSPGVRRSN; encoded by the coding sequence ATGAACGTACTGAGCTACATCAACGCGTTCTTCAGCGACAGCTCCCACTGGCACGGCTACGACGGGATCCCCACCCGTCTCCTGGAACACATCCGGTACTCGCTCCAGGCACTCGCGATCGCCGCCGCCATCGGGCTGCCGATCGGCCTGGTCACCGGCCACTACGGGCGCGGCGGCAACGCCATCGCGCTGGCCGCCACCGGCAGCCGCTCACTGCCCACCTTCGGCCTGCTGGTGCTGATGGTCACCTGGCTCGGGTTCGGACTGGGGCCCGTGATGATCCCGCTGGTCGTCCTCGCCATTCCGCCGATCCTGGTCACCACCTACGAGGCGGTCCGTTCCGTGGACCCCTCACCGGTGGACGCCGCACGGGGCATGGGCATGCACGAGTCACGGATCCTCTTCCAGGTGGAACTTCCCGGAGCCCTGCCCCTGATCCTCAGCGGTATCCGCTCGGCGGCCATCCAGATCGTCTCGACCGCCACCATCGCGGCGTACGTCGGTCTCGGCGGCCTCGGCCGCTACATCATCGACGGCCTCTACCAGAAGAACTACGAGAAGGTCGTCGGCGGCGCCACCCTGGTCGCCGGCATGGCCCTGGTGACCCTGGCGGTCTTCTGGGGCATCGCACGGCTCGCGGTGTCCCCCGGGGTACGCAGGAGCAACTGA
- a CDS encoding ABC transporter ATP-binding protein has translation MIRIDSVTKRYPDGTVAVDRLSLDIPDRSITVLVGPSGCGKTTTLRMINRMIDLSEGTISLDGADITKQPVNTLRRSMGYVIQNAGLFQHRTIVDNIATVPRMLGWGKEKARARATELMERVGLDAALAKRYPYQLSGGQQQRVGVARALAADPPVLLMDEPFSAVDPVVRKGLQDELLRLQGELGKTIVFVTHDIDEAIKLGTMVAVLRTGGKLAQFAPPAELLSDPADDFVEDFLGADRGIRRLSFFSSAGLDLKTSPIVAVDSTAEQIAERTTPGVPYLLVTDLDGKPLGWSEPGALTAGAVDTAQLLPYGRPFAAGTDSLRAALDGAVLSPTGWAVGVDGTGRVVGVVSQTAVGEAIRSAHAATQPGTKVAG, from the coding sequence TTGATACGGATAGATTCAGTCACCAAGCGGTACCCGGACGGCACGGTGGCGGTCGACCGACTGTCTCTGGACATACCGGACCGATCGATCACCGTCCTCGTCGGCCCCTCAGGCTGTGGCAAGACGACCACCCTGCGCATGATCAACCGGATGATCGACCTCAGCGAGGGCACGATCTCCCTGGACGGCGCGGACATCACCAAGCAGCCGGTCAACACGCTGCGCCGGTCGATGGGTTACGTCATCCAGAACGCCGGACTCTTCCAGCACCGCACGATCGTCGACAACATCGCGACCGTGCCCCGCATGCTCGGCTGGGGCAAGGAGAAGGCCAGGGCGCGGGCCACCGAACTCATGGAGCGGGTGGGCCTCGACGCCGCCCTCGCCAAGCGGTACCCGTACCAGCTCTCCGGCGGCCAGCAGCAGCGCGTCGGCGTCGCCCGCGCCCTCGCCGCCGACCCGCCCGTCCTCCTCATGGACGAGCCCTTCTCCGCCGTCGACCCCGTGGTCCGCAAGGGACTCCAGGACGAACTCCTCAGGCTCCAGGGCGAGTTGGGTAAGACCATCGTCTTCGTCACCCACGACATCGACGAGGCCATCAAGCTCGGCACCATGGTCGCGGTGCTCCGCACCGGCGGCAAGCTCGCCCAATTCGCCCCGCCCGCCGAGCTGTTGTCCGACCCGGCCGACGACTTCGTCGAGGACTTCCTCGGCGCCGACCGGGGCATCCGCCGGCTGTCCTTCTTCTCCTCCGCGGGACTCGACCTCAAGACCTCCCCGATCGTCGCCGTCGACTCCACCGCCGAGCAGATCGCCGAACGCACCACGCCCGGCGTGCCGTACCTCCTCGTCACCGACCTGGACGGCAAGCCGCTGGGCTGGAGCGAGCCGGGCGCGCTGACCGCCGGAGCCGTCGACACCGCCCAACTCCTCCCGTACGGACGCCCGTTCGCGGCCGGCACGGACTCGCTGCGGGCCGCGCTCGACGGCGCGGTGCTGTCGCCCACCGGCTGGGCGGTCGGCGTGGACGGCACCGGGCGCGTGGTAGGCGTCGTATCGCAGACCGCAGTGGGCGAGGCGATCCGCAGCGCGCACGCGGCGACCCAGCCGGGCACGAAGGTCGCCGGATGA
- a CDS encoding DUF742 domain-containing protein, giving the protein MPDGRTPNGAGADGATPPDRDPVRKPSAVRPFLVTAGRVAGAGAAASGRPIPVETQVVATAAGLEVLDRLSFEQHDIVAACRQPQSLAEIAARLRLHLNVVRVLAEDLRSAGQLTVHVPNTDITHDATVLRRVIDGLRAIPNSRGVLRDTD; this is encoded by the coding sequence ATGCCCGACGGCCGCACTCCGAACGGTGCCGGCGCGGACGGGGCCACACCCCCGGATCGCGATCCGGTGCGCAAGCCCTCCGCCGTACGGCCGTTCCTGGTCACCGCCGGGCGGGTCGCGGGTGCGGGAGCCGCCGCCTCCGGGCGGCCGATCCCCGTCGAGACCCAGGTGGTGGCCACGGCCGCCGGGCTCGAGGTGCTCGACCGGCTCTCCTTCGAGCAGCACGACATCGTCGCCGCCTGCCGGCAGCCGCAGTCCCTCGCGGAGATCGCGGCCCGGCTGCGGCTGCATCTGAACGTGGTGCGGGTCCTGGCCGAGGACCTGCGCTCCGCCGGGCAGTTGACGGTGCACGTGCCCAATACCGACATCACCCATGACGCAACCGTCCTGCGAAGGGTCATCGATGGCCTCCGCGCCATCCCCAACTCCCGGGGAGTACTCCGTGACACCGACTGA
- a CDS encoding ABC transporter substrate-binding protein, producing the protein MTSKAKNRWSSTRYPGAAAIALAATAALVTGCGSSDDSNSDNPLSGSKAGGDTVVVGSNNFAESILIADIYGEALKAKGVKVSYKPNIGSRETTYGLLKNGTITVLPEYNGALLAYLDPKATPATLAATTAAIDAKLDTKLTLLDPAAAEDKDTVTLNAETAKKYNLTSESSIADLKSIAKDLVIGASPEFQTRQQGLVGLKSVYGLEFKSFKALDAGGPLTAAALKKNTVQAADLFSTDPTITKEKHVTLQDPKRLFGFENVQPLVYKSGLSAAGVAALNAVSAKLDTATLLDLDTQVGSQNKDPLDVAKAWLKTAGLD; encoded by the coding sequence GTGACTTCAAAAGCGAAGAACCGCTGGTCAAGTACTAGGTACCCCGGCGCGGCCGCCATCGCGCTCGCCGCGACGGCTGCGCTTGTCACGGGATGTGGTTCGTCCGACGACAGCAACTCCGACAACCCGCTCTCGGGCAGCAAGGCCGGCGGCGACACCGTCGTCGTCGGCTCCAACAACTTCGCCGAGAGCATCCTGATCGCCGACATCTACGGCGAGGCCCTCAAGGCGAAGGGCGTCAAGGTCAGTTACAAGCCGAACATAGGCAGCCGCGAGACGACCTACGGCCTGCTCAAGAACGGCACCATCACCGTACTGCCCGAGTACAACGGCGCGCTGCTGGCCTACCTCGACCCGAAGGCCACCCCGGCGACCCTCGCCGCGACCACGGCCGCGATCGACGCCAAGCTCGACACCAAGCTGACGCTGCTCGACCCGGCCGCCGCCGAGGACAAGGACACGGTCACCCTCAACGCGGAGACCGCGAAGAAGTACAACCTCACGTCCGAGTCGAGCATCGCGGACCTCAAGTCCATCGCCAAGGACCTGGTCATCGGCGCCTCGCCGGAGTTCCAGACCCGGCAGCAGGGCCTGGTGGGCCTGAAGTCCGTCTACGGCCTGGAGTTCAAGTCCTTCAAGGCGCTGGACGCGGGCGGCCCGCTGACCGCGGCCGCGCTGAAGAAGAACACCGTGCAGGCGGCCGACCTCTTCAGCACGGACCCGACCATCACCAAGGAGAAGCACGTCACGCTCCAGGACCCGAAGAGGCTCTTCGGCTTCGAGAACGTGCAGCCCCTGGTCTACAAGAGCGGCCTCTCCGCCGCCGGCGTGGCCGCCCTCAACGCGGTCTCCGCGAAGCTCGACACGGCGACCCTGCTGGACCTCGACACCCAGGTCGGGTCGCAGAACAAGGACCCGCTGGACGTGGCGAAGGCCTGGCTGAAGACCGCCGGCCTGGACTAG
- a CDS encoding sensor histidine kinase, which translates to MSIRGFADRWPFRRKLNLLVGVPLAVVAVLLAYLISDEIGQSTDASDAAQLVRDSGQVAELVNLVEAEHQQAILLSVRFEATNDGGTPSQSEYRKAQSAVDAQVEKVRDTFGDRLPSSEAQALKEINGLETLRDTVEQSYLPADNIDPAYTSASDSLIDGLDLEHNANLATTFTGNLLDSVLRADAAHSSFETSVFSATTGDSNALIEFNNAVGSYELYTYQAARFARFATEAQADQLSGIEHTPAQRLIAEAYAELQIDPSGLQAETPGAVRKAFADAMSDYPAYPQQAAGRLKITTSLIDQIASRADSASSSASWRAGLLLNLSLFGFALWLVFVVIVRRSVVRPVQALTGAAKQVAEVAGRELARVADDDAEDDGPPLLRDMPVTAKDEIGDLAEAFNHVQTTAAALLARQVVSRRNVAEMFGNVGRRVSNLTTRQLALIDAVERGETDPALLERLYSIDHIAVRLRRNADSLMLLAGIRETVLDGGPTELTNVVRAALGQIEGFQRVGLRADTEVMVEPDIIGDLTLMVAELLENAVSFSPAGSPVEVVVRTDGDDALIVVADHGLGMSADRIAEENARLIRRERLDLVPTKVLGLFVVGTLARRWDIDVTLARTPGGGVTAEITIPATLLLRMSALASGGSAGGFAGLESGSGSGSGSGSSKTLASAGSGAAGSAPDQRPAPSWATTDSGPALTGSSGPAATTGLGSSINGSTGNGSTGNGADSGYADSGPRPSVAAEPVQEHAPAGDQPAPLPRRVSRYETEPAAAVAEPAAVTHHAPADESAAPDDAAGGSRPLRRRVRGATLRTGADAAAQQAARQAPRPADADAVRSALEEFEAAVEQAHRDSDTLTGLRAMDANHPHDRNHLPKGAEQ; encoded by the coding sequence GTGTCCATACGGGGCTTCGCAGACCGTTGGCCCTTCAGGCGCAAGCTCAATCTGCTCGTCGGCGTACCGCTCGCGGTGGTCGCGGTGCTGCTGGCGTATCTCATCTCGGACGAGATCGGGCAGTCGACGGACGCGAGCGACGCGGCCCAACTGGTGCGCGACAGCGGGCAGGTGGCGGAGCTGGTGAACCTCGTGGAGGCGGAGCACCAGCAGGCCATCCTGCTCTCCGTGCGCTTCGAGGCCACCAACGACGGTGGTACGCCCTCGCAGAGCGAGTACCGCAAGGCCCAGTCGGCCGTGGACGCGCAGGTCGAGAAGGTGCGTGACACCTTCGGCGACCGGCTGCCGAGCAGCGAGGCCCAGGCGCTGAAGGAGATCAACGGCCTGGAGACGCTGCGCGACACCGTCGAGCAGAGCTATCTGCCCGCCGACAACATCGACCCGGCGTACACCAGCGCTTCCGACAGTCTGATCGACGGGCTCGACCTCGAGCACAACGCGAACCTCGCCACCACCTTCACCGGCAACCTGCTGGACTCCGTGCTGCGGGCCGATGCCGCCCACAGCTCGTTCGAGACCAGCGTGTTCTCGGCGACGACCGGTGACAGCAACGCGCTCATCGAGTTCAACAACGCGGTCGGCTCCTACGAGCTGTACACCTACCAGGCCGCACGGTTCGCCCGGTTCGCCACGGAGGCTCAGGCCGACCAGCTCTCCGGGATCGAGCACACCCCCGCGCAGCGGCTGATCGCCGAGGCCTACGCGGAGCTGCAGATCGACCCGAGCGGGCTGCAGGCGGAGACGCCCGGCGCCGTCCGCAAGGCCTTCGCGGACGCCATGAGCGACTACCCCGCCTATCCCCAACAGGCCGCGGGCCGACTGAAGATCACCACCTCGCTCATCGACCAGATCGCCTCCCGCGCGGACAGCGCGTCCAGCTCCGCCTCCTGGCGCGCCGGACTGCTGCTGAACCTCTCGCTGTTCGGCTTCGCGCTGTGGCTCGTCTTCGTGGTGATCGTGCGCCGCTCGGTGGTCCGCCCGGTGCAGGCCCTGACCGGTGCCGCGAAGCAGGTCGCCGAGGTCGCCGGCCGTGAACTCGCCCGCGTGGCCGACGACGACGCCGAGGACGACGGGCCGCCGCTGCTGCGCGACATGCCGGTCACCGCGAAGGACGAGATCGGTGACCTCGCCGAGGCCTTCAACCATGTGCAGACCACGGCCGCCGCGCTGCTGGCCCGCCAGGTGGTCAGCCGGCGCAACGTGGCCGAGATGTTCGGCAACGTCGGCCGCCGCGTCAGCAACCTGACGACCCGTCAACTCGCCCTGATCGACGCGGTGGAGCGCGGCGAGACCGACCCGGCACTGCTGGAGCGGCTCTACTCCATCGACCACATCGCCGTCCGCCTGCGCCGCAACGCCGACAGCCTGATGCTGCTCGCCGGCATCCGCGAGACCGTGCTGGACGGCGGACCCACCGAGCTCACCAACGTCGTACGGGCCGCGCTCGGCCAGATCGAGGGCTTCCAGCGGGTCGGTCTGCGGGCCGACACCGAGGTCATGGTGGAGCCCGACATCATCGGCGACCTCACGCTGATGGTGGCCGAACTCCTGGAGAACGCGGTCTCGTTCTCGCCCGCGGGCAGCCCCGTCGAGGTGGTCGTACGGACCGACGGCGACGACGCGCTGATCGTGGTCGCCGACCACGGACTCGGGATGAGCGCCGACCGTATCGCCGAGGAGAACGCGCGCCTGATCCGCCGCGAGCGTCTCGACCTGGTGCCGACGAAGGTGCTGGGCCTGTTCGTGGTCGGTACGCTCGCCCGCCGCTGGGACATCGACGTCACCCTCGCCCGCACACCGGGCGGCGGTGTGACGGCCGAGATCACCATCCCGGCGACACTGCTGCTGCGCATGAGCGCGCTCGCCTCCGGCGGTTCGGCGGGAGGGTTCGCGGGGTTGGAATCGGGCTCGGGGTCAGGGTCGGGGTCGGGGTCGAGCAAGACGCTGGCGTCCGCGGGGTCCGGTGCCGCGGGCTCCGCACCGGACCAGCGTCCGGCTCCTTCCTGGGCCACCACGGACTCCGGTCCCGCCCTGACCGGCTCCTCCGGACCGGCCGCCACCACGGGCCTCGGCTCCTCGATCAACGGCTCCACGGGCAACGGCTCCACGGGCAACGGTGCCGACTCCGGGTACGCCGACTCAGGTCCGCGGCCCTCCGTCGCCGCCGAACCCGTGCAGGAGCACGCCCCGGCCGGCGATCAGCCCGCCCCGCTGCCGCGCCGGGTCTCCCGGTACGAGACGGAGCCGGCAGCCGCCGTGGCGGAGCCCGCCGCCGTCACCCACCACGCCCCGGCGGACGAGTCCGCCGCCCCCGACGACGCCGCCGGTGGCTCCCGGCCGCTGCGGCGGCGGGTCCGGGGTGCCACCCTTCGTACGGGCGCCGACGCCGCCGCCCAGCAAGCCGCCCGGCAGGCCCCCCGGCCCGCCGACGCGGACGCCGTCCGCTCGGCCCTCGAAGAGTTCGAGGCCGCCGTAGAGCAAGCGCATCGCGACAGCGACACCCTCACGGGGCTGCGCGCCATGGACGCGAACCACCCGCACGACCGGAACCACCTCCCGAAAGGAGCGGAGCAGTGA
- a CDS encoding YxD-tail cyclophane-containing RiPP peptide — MADLARCDLEGCGVADCGVVSPARHIVEERRTADPVRTESCGVAGPRRHGAEEHRMVDPAEQQAVQYGPGGSNGAPDGDLGPLPDYTGIDLTALRARVDHPVLGAALVTLLARSCHADGGPVAYHEDSPDTPPDDDRGLLPDYTGIDLTALRARVDHPVLGAVLATLLARSRHADGGLVAYHEDSPGDER, encoded by the coding sequence GTGGCGGACTTGGCGCGTTGTGATCTGGAGGGGTGCGGGGTGGCGGACTGCGGGGTGGTGAGCCCGGCGCGCCACATCGTGGAGGAGCGCAGGACGGCAGACCCGGTGCGCACGGAATCCTGCGGGGTGGCAGGGCCGCGGCGCCACGGCGCAGAGGAGCACCGGATGGTGGATCCGGCCGAGCAACAGGCCGTGCAGTACGGGCCGGGTGGGTCCAACGGAGCCCCGGACGGCGATCTCGGGCCGCTGCCCGACTACACCGGCATCGATCTGACCGCCCTGCGGGCGCGCGTCGACCACCCCGTGCTCGGCGCGGCGCTGGTCACACTGCTCGCCCGGTCCTGCCATGCCGACGGGGGGCCCGTCGCGTATCACGAGGACTCCCCCGACACTCCCCCTGACGACGACCGCGGCCTGCTGCCCGACTACACCGGCATCGATCTGACCGCCCTGCGGGCGCGGGTCGACCACCCCGTGCTCGGCGCGGTGCTCGCCACACTGCTCGCCCGGTCCCGCCATGCCGACGGCGGCCTCGTCGCCTATCACGAGGACTCTCCGGGGGACGAACGGTAA